The Terriglobus roseus sequence CACGAGATCCTGCTGAACGAGAAGGTCGGCGAGATCAAGGCGCAGATCATCGAGCGCGACGGTCAGATCCTGATGGTGAAGGACTGCCCGATTCACGGCCACTTCGAAGACGTTATGTCCATCGATCCGCCGATGATGCAGCACCTGGAAGAAGTCTTCCCCGGCCGCGACATCCGCGCGCACAACGATGAGAAGCTGCACAACCACGGCACGTCGACTGTTACCCACGGCCGCGGTTCGGTTCTCACGATCGATCTGACCAACCGTTGCAACATGATGTGCGATCCCTGCTTCATGGACGCGAACCAGGTCGGCTTCGTTCACGAACTGACATGGGACGAGATCAAGACCATGCTGGACAACGCCGTCCAGATCAAGCCCAAGCGCCAGATGTCCGTGCAGTTCTCCGGTGGTGAGCCGACGCTGAGCCCGTACTTCCTGGATGCTGTCGCTTACGCCCGTAAGGTCGGTTACACCTCCGTGCAGGCTGCGACCAACGGCATCGAGTTCGCCAAGAGCAAGGAATTCGCAAAGGCAGCGGCAGAAGCCGGTCTGCGTTACGCCTACCTGCAGTTCGACGGCATCGGCAACGCAGCCAACAGCCACCGCAAGGTCGGCAACTCGTTCGACGTGAAGCTGCAGGCCATTCACAATCTGCACGAGGCCGGCGTCGACATCGTTCCCGTCACCTGCATCATCAACGGCATCAACAACGAGCAGGTTGGCCGCATCATCGAGTTCGCGCTCGACAACCCGAAGAAGATCAACTTCCTCTCGTTCCAGCCGGTCTCCTTCACGGGCCGCGATGAGGCTGTCAGCGATGAGCGCCGCATGGCGCAGCGCTACACCCTGAGCCACCTGGCACACGACGTCAAGACGCAGACTGGCCTCGGCGAGTCCACGCGCGACTGGTTCCCCATCTCGTTCATGTCGACGTTCTCCGACTGGGCCGATCTGGTTCACGGACCGGATCACGACTGGGGCCAGCTCTCCTGCGGTTGCCACCCGAACTGCGGTATCGGCATGGCCCTGATGATCGATAAGGAAACCAAGGAAGCCGTTCCCGTCACCGCATTCCTCAACGCCGATCGTCTGGCGAAGGACGTTGCGAAGGTGAACGACGCTGCCCGCGGCAAGTTCCTCTCGATCCTGGGTGTGTCGCTTGCGCTGCTGCGCAATTACGATCCGTCCAAGGCACCGACCCACTTCAAGATCAAGGATCTGCTCCTGAAGTTCGACAAGTGCTTCGGCGCCACCGGCCGTAACTACGGCAAGGTGACTGCAGACCGCACCATGGAAGACATCAAGATGCGCCGCGCGGATCGTTGGAACTTCCTCTTCATCGCCGGCATGTGGTTCCAGGATCTGTTCAACTACGACTTCCGTCGCACCGAGCAGTGCATCATCCCGTACGCCACGCAGGAAGGTGAGATCAGCTTCTGCGCGTACAACACGGGCGTTGGCTGGCGCAACATCATCGAGAAGATGCACATGACGTCGTCCCTCACCAAGTGGTACGAGGAGCACGGCCGTCACGAGATCTTCGCCGGTGGCAAGAAGGTTTCGATCGAGAAACAGGAGAAGTACGACCTGGTTCTGAACGAGGCGCACGTCAACTCGGCTGCAAACGACACCTTCGACAAGAGCGGTATCGCCAAGAATGCGCGCGAAGAGAAGATCCGCGCACGCGACGCGAAGCTGAAGCAGGATGCAGAGAACGCCCGCATGGCGAAGCTCTACCGCAAGGAAATCCTGAAGGAACCCGAGACCCCCGGCGGCTTCGTCGCCATCGGCGAGATCGGTGGACTCGGCGGCATCAAGCCAGCAGCGCCCGCTCCGGCAGCTTCGAACGTCGAAGTCGTCAACATGATCAACAAGGACGAGCTCGTCGCAGGCGACTAGTTATTCCCCGCATCAAGCAGTGCAAAGGCCGCCCGAAAGGGCGGCCTTCCTGTTGCTCATCATCACTTGATCAACTGGGAATACACGCGCTCCAGCGCCACCGGGCTTACGCTCACCTTGCCGCGGAAGGGATTGTCCAGTGTCGCGATCAGGAAGATCATCAGACCCAGCAGGCCGCTCATCAATGCCGTCATCCAGACGTGCATGCTGAAGCTGCGCAGGTCAAAGAACATGGTCGTCGTAATCGAGACAAGCGCGCCGAGGATGACCATCCACCACATGGAGCGCGGCAGTGAGGTCGTCACGCTGTCCAGCCGCGCGCGGCGGCTTTCGACCAGTTCGTTGAACTGGTGATAACTCTCCTGATAGATGACCTGCTGGCCAGACGTCTGCGGCGAATACTGCAGCATGTGCTCCTGCAGGTGATCGATAAAGACGCCGGACCCACTCGGCACAAGTCCCCTGCGCTGCTGCGGCCAGCTATGGTCGATGACTTCAAGAACATAGTCCTTCAAATCCTGACGAAGCTCGGAACGAACCGGCTCGGGATAGCTGCTGACATCGCGGTAGAGCGACGCAACGTTTTGCGCCTCGTGGTCGACCTTGTCCTGAATGGCGGAGTAGTTGTTCCATGTGCCAATGGCGACCAGGCCCAGCGTCACGCCGTAGAAGACAGTGATCGCCGCGAGAAAGTAACCGACGATGTCATTGTGCGAGTGATCCTCGCGATGCACGCGCTTCACAAAGTCGCGTGACAGGTAAGTGCCGAGGACGCCGAAAAGAACAAAGGCAACTGTGCAAAGAACTCCAAAAAGCCAGTTGGGAATGCTGTAAATCCAGTAAAGCGTCATTTGAAAAAGACTCATTCAGGGGGAAGATGCGAACGCGGTTCCATGTGGTGTCCGTCGTTAGGCAGATGCGATGCAGAACAAAGGAGGTGTACCGCAGCCGGTCGGCCGGCATTCCTTCTCTCGCGTTCATCACTTGCCGCGCATATTTGACGTGACCTTCCGCAGGGCAAGGCGTACTTTGGGTGCGAATACGAACAGAGGGAGAGGAACGCCATGAGCACACCACCGCAGGCAGCACCCCCGATGGATCAGATCAAGCAGGCCATGCGCGCCACGTGGATGGCCGGCGACTTCGGGGTGATTGCGAAGACGATCGAAGGCAGTGCGCAGGAACTGGTGCGCCGGCTCGCCATACCGCCGGGACAGCATGTGCTGGATGTGGCCACGGGCACAGGTAATGTAGCGCTGCCGCTGGCTCGTTCCGGCTGCATCGTCGCCGGCGTGGACATTGCGCCAAACCTGCTGGAACAGGCGCGCGCACGTGCCGCGGAGGCAGGCCTGACGATCCAGTTCGATGAGGGAGATGCAGAGGCGATGCCATATCCCGATGCCAGCTTCGACGCAGTGACCACAATGTTCGGAGCAATGTTTGCGCCACGACCGGAGCGCGTCGCGGCAGAATTGGCCCGAGTGCTGAAACCAGGTGGCCTGTTGGCGATGGCCAACTGGAATCCCGAGAGCTTCACTGGCAGAATGTTCCGCACCGGCGCGAAGCATGTACCGCCGCCACCGGGTGTTCCACCGCCCGTACAGTGGGGCGATCCAGAGAAGGCGCGCGAGCGTCTTAGCGCCGGCTTCGACGATATCCAGACCGAACTGATCCCGCTGAACTTCGAGATGGATACAAACGTTGCGGGCGCGGTCGAAACCTTCCGCACATACTTTGGTCCGACCAAGATGGCCTTCGCGCGGTTGGATGACGCCGGCAAGTCCGCGCTCGAGGCGGACCTTGTGGATCTATGGACTTCCGCGAACACCGCAGCCGATCCGGACCATGCAACGGTTGTTCCCAACACCTATCTGCTGGTCACCGCCCGGAAGCGATAGGCCTACGCCAGCGCCGACAGCAGTGCCTGGATATCGCCCTCGTGGTTGTACACAGAGGGTGAGACCCGCATGCGTCCCGGGTTCAGCGAGACATCGACGTTTGCGGCCTTCAGCTTTGCAGCCGTCTTTGCTGCATCCGCCACACGGAAGCTGAGGATGGACGCACCCGCATCCTCCGGCGTGATGCACTCATAGCCCAGTCGCGGCATCTCTCGGCGCAGCGTGGTGTTCAGGGTGTGTGCGTGTGCCTGGATGTTGGCAACGCCCATGCGCTGGATCCACGGCAGGGAATCACTCAGCGTTGCCAGCACCGCATTCGCATACGTTCCCAGTTCGAAGAAGCCTGCGGCCGTCTGCAGTTGATCGAACGTGGCAGGGTACGGCCCGGGCGGGTCTCCCGGCAGTGCGTGATACTGCATCTCGCTAAACTGCCGGAAGCTCCACTGCGTGCGTTCCAGCGTCGGCAGCACGTCCGCGCGCGCATACAGAAAGCCGAGTCCGAAGTCGCCCATCAGCCACTTGTAACTTGCCGATGCAAGGAAGTCGACGCCACTCGCGCGGACATCGATGGGCATACAGCCTGCCGCCTGTACGGCATCCAGGAACAGCTTCGCACCATGCGCATGCGCAAGGTCGGCAAGCCACTTCGCATCATGAGTGAAGCCGTTGATCCATGACACCTGCGAGACGGCTATCAGTCGCGTGTTCTTGTCGACCGCACGTTCGATGTCAGCCCTGTCGATCACCCATCCGCGCGGCTTCACGATGCGAACGTCCACGCCGCGCTTCCTCAGTTCGCTGTAGAGATACAGCGAGCCCTCGAAGTGCATGGCATCTGTCACGATGTTAGGCTGCGGCCCGGAGGTCGCGGGACGCGTGAGTCCAAGTGCGGCAACCACCAGGTTCTCACCCGCCGTGGTGCTGTTCACAAAGGCAACTTCATCGGCATGCGCGTTGATGAGCGAAGCGAAGCCCTGACGTACTGCGATCGATGTGGGGCTCGTCAGGCTGGTCTGGTTAAAGACACCGCGCGCCTTGTAGTCCAGATAGGATTCCGTCGCTTTGCGTGCACTGTTGCTTAGCGGATGCCAGCGCGCGTTGTTCAGACACACCTCGAACTGCGGTGTCACGAAGGCATCGCGAACAGGCAATGTTGTCGCGCCCTCCGCGCTTGCGATCGGAGCGGAAAGAAGCGACTTTGCTGCAACTATCGCGGCACCACTGTTCTTTATGAGCGATCGTCTCGAGAGCATGTGCCTCACAGGTTATTTGGGTAGTGAGGTTAATTATCCTTCACCGCGATGCCCATCAACTCAAACCGCGCACCAAACAGCAGCGTGCCCGAGCCAAGAAAGGCGCGGGGTGGCAGGGGACCGGTAAAGTACGTGCGATAGATCGCGTTGAAGGATTCCCACAACGACACGTCAGAGCTGAACACCTGTAACGAGACGAGATCATCCATCGTCATCCCTGCCATGGCAAGCACGCCCTGCAGGTCGCGCAGTACGGCATGCGCTTCCTCTTCCATGGTGTCGGGAATGGTCGTTGTTCCCGGCACGAAGCCAATGCGGCCGGAGATGTAAAGGGTCTTGCCGTCGATCAGAACGGCGTCGGCAAAGGGATACTGCGGATTGCGTGCGAAGTACTCGCGGCTCACAGGGCACTCCTTGAAATGCGAGAATGCCCTTGAGTGTAGCGGAGGCGCTTAGTTCTTCTTCAGGTCGTCGACCATCTTTAGGAAGACGTCGGTCGTTCGCAGGTCGGCGAACTCCTTGTCATGCAGCAGCCGGTTGCGATCGTTGAAGCCTTCACCGATAGCCTTGCGCAGATAGTCCAGCGCCATGGCGCGGCTGCCCGCCTGCGCGTAGGTCATGGCCATGTGATAGTGCAGCTCGCTCGCGGCATCGGCCTTTGACGTGGTCTGAATGCCGGTGTGAGCGCTGTGCTCCAGGATCTGCGGGTCAATGGCAAGGGCTTCCTTGTAGGCCGCATCACCCTTCTTGTACTTGCGTTGCGTGTAGTACAGCGCACCCAGATTCTGCAGGGTGTTGGCCGCGTGCGGCTTTAGCTTCAATGCCTTCTTGTACATCTTTTCCGCGCGGCCCAGGTCGCCCAGGCTATGGAAGAGTGTGCCCATGTTGTTATAGGCCTCGGCGTAGCCGGGGTTGATCTTCAGTGCGGCTTCGAAGCTGCTCCGCGCGCGGTCGAACATCAGCATGTGTTCGCAGGCGATGCCGGTCTTGTTAAGGATCGGTGCAGTCGGCGGCAGTTGCTCAAAGACTCGGATCGCGGCAAGATAGCGACCTCGCGCCATCATCACGTCGCCAATGCCTTCGCTCGGCGGCAGCGAGAGCGCGGGCTCTGAGGCTGCGGCAGGCGTGGGTGCCGGGGCGGCGACAGGCTGCGTGCCCGTGGCTTGTTGAGAAAACAGGTTTACCGGGAGAAGGAGTGCTAGCGTGATCAGGGTCGTTCGGAGTGGGGATACCATAACGCCTCCCATACAACTGGGGCTCAGGACAGATATAGTGCGCCGGTGCATGCGAACTTCGCAAGTACTGTTTGCAGAGCGAAACAAGGCTCCCGAGGGTGACAGGATGGGGAGATAAAAGTCGCTCGTGGCGACATGGAAATCAGCTGTTCGCAGAGGCTGCGTGGCGCACTCCAGCGCTGCCGCGGATCGTTTCCGTTCGCATCCAACTGTGCCGAGGAGACAGAAGATGCCTTATCTGCAGACGAAGGACAAGACCGCGATCTACTACTACGACTGGGGCACCGGTGCCCCGGTCGTGCTGATTCATGGATGGCCCCTCAGCTCCGCCAGTTGGGAGGCGCAGGCGCGCGTGCTGGCGGATAACGGCTATCGTGTCATCGCGTATGACCGCCGCGGGTTTGGCCGCAGCGACTGGGCCGGATCCGGTTATGACTACAACACGCTCGCCTCGGATTTGAATGACCTGATGCAGGCGCTCGATCTGAAGGGCGCTACGTTGGTCGGCTTCTCCATGGGCGGTGGCGAGGTGGCGCGCTACCTCGCAACGTACGGCAGTGCACGCGTCAGCAAGGCGGTCCTCATCAGCGCAGTGACGCCCTACCTGCTGAAGACCGATGACAATCCGGATGGTCTGCCAAAGGAAATTTTCGACGGGATCGTCGAGAAGCTGGAGCAGGACAGGCCCGACTTTCTGAAGGCCTTCGGCAAGATGTTCTATGGCGTCGGACTTGTAAGTCATCCGGTGTCGGAGTCATTCCTGGAGTTCTCGCAGGGCATGGCGCTGACGGGTTCGCCGCTCGCAACCGTGAAGCTCGTGCGCACGTGGAGCGAGACTGACTTTCGCGACGACCTGACAAAGATCACGGTGCCAACGCTTGTCATCCACGGCACAAGCGACAAGACCGTTCCGATCGAGAACAGTGCCCGCCGCGCCATCAAGCTGCTCGCCAACGGCGAACTGCTGGAATACGACGGCCAGCCGCATGGCCTGACCGCCACCGTGCCGCAGAAGCTCAATGATGATCTGCTTGCGTTCCTCGCGCGGCCCGCAGCAACGGCTGCGCTCTAAGTTAACGATCCAACATGTTGTCGCGAGATGCCGCGGGCCGGTGA is a genomic window containing:
- a CDS encoding DUF4239 domain-containing protein; translated protein: MSLFQMTLYWIYSIPNWLFGVLCTVAFVLFGVLGTYLSRDFVKRVHREDHSHNDIVGYFLAAITVFYGVTLGLVAIGTWNNYSAIQDKVDHEAQNVASLYRDVSSYPEPVRSELRQDLKDYVLEVIDHSWPQQRRGLVPSGSGVFIDHLQEHMLQYSPQTSGQQVIYQESYHQFNELVESRRARLDSVTTSLPRSMWWMVILGALVSITTTMFFDLRSFSMHVWMTALMSGLLGLMIFLIATLDNPFRGKVSVSPVALERVYSQLIK
- a CDS encoding tetratricopeptide repeat protein, with amino-acid sequence MVSPLRTTLITLALLLPVNLFSQQATGTQPVAAPAPTPAAASEPALSLPPSEGIGDVMMARGRYLAAIRVFEQLPPTAPILNKTGIACEHMLMFDRARSSFEAALKINPGYAEAYNNMGTLFHSLGDLGRAEKMYKKALKLKPHAANTLQNLGALYYTQRKYKKGDAAYKEALAIDPQILEHSAHTGIQTTSKADAASELHYHMAMTYAQAGSRAMALDYLRKAIGEGFNDRNRLLHDKEFADLRTTDVFLKMVDDLKKN
- a CDS encoding radical SAM protein — translated: MAKASKLAEKSLTLVAKAGWAVFEKLNAFSPNASFTPRWSDKPLLKSYQKEKPPLGWPRTTDSLCPRCVPEIRQQIIDGKLPHEILLNEKVGEIKAQIIERDGQILMVKDCPIHGHFEDVMSIDPPMMQHLEEVFPGRDIRAHNDEKLHNHGTSTVTHGRGSVLTIDLTNRCNMMCDPCFMDANQVGFVHELTWDEIKTMLDNAVQIKPKRQMSVQFSGGEPTLSPYFLDAVAYARKVGYTSVQAATNGIEFAKSKEFAKAAAEAGLRYAYLQFDGIGNAANSHRKVGNSFDVKLQAIHNLHEAGVDIVPVTCIINGINNEQVGRIIEFALDNPKKINFLSFQPVSFTGRDEAVSDERRMAQRYTLSHLAHDVKTQTGLGESTRDWFPISFMSTFSDWADLVHGPDHDWGQLSCGCHPNCGIGMALMIDKETKEAVPVTAFLNADRLAKDVAKVNDAARGKFLSILGVSLALLRNYDPSKAPTHFKIKDLLLKFDKCFGATGRNYGKVTADRTMEDIKMRRADRWNFLFIAGMWFQDLFNYDFRRTEQCIIPYATQEGEISFCAYNTGVGWRNIIEKMHMTSSLTKWYEEHGRHEIFAGGKKVSIEKQEKYDLVLNEAHVNSAANDTFDKSGIAKNAREEKIRARDAKLKQDAENARMAKLYRKEILKEPETPGGFVAIGEIGGLGGIKPAAPAPAASNVEVVNMINKDELVAGD
- a CDS encoding alpha/beta fold hydrolase gives rise to the protein MPYLQTKDKTAIYYYDWGTGAPVVLIHGWPLSSASWEAQARVLADNGYRVIAYDRRGFGRSDWAGSGYDYNTLASDLNDLMQALDLKGATLVGFSMGGGEVARYLATYGSARVSKAVLISAVTPYLLKTDDNPDGLPKEIFDGIVEKLEQDRPDFLKAFGKMFYGVGLVSHPVSESFLEFSQGMALTGSPLATVKLVRTWSETDFRDDLTKITVPTLVIHGTSDKTVPIENSARRAIKLLANGELLEYDGQPHGLTATVPQKLNDDLLAFLARPAATAAL
- a CDS encoding aminotransferase class V-fold PLP-dependent enzyme — its product is MLSRRSLIKNSGAAIVAAKSLLSAPIASAEGATTLPVRDAFVTPQFEVCLNNARWHPLSNSARKATESYLDYKARGVFNQTSLTSPTSIAVRQGFASLINAHADEVAFVNSTTAGENLVVAALGLTRPATSGPQPNIVTDAMHFEGSLYLYSELRKRGVDVRIVKPRGWVIDRADIERAVDKNTRLIAVSQVSWINGFTHDAKWLADLAHAHGAKLFLDAVQAAGCMPIDVRASGVDFLASASYKWLMGDFGLGFLYARADVLPTLERTQWSFRQFSEMQYHALPGDPPGPYPATFDQLQTAAGFFELGTYANAVLATLSDSLPWIQRMGVANIQAHAHTLNTTLRREMPRLGYECITPEDAGASILSFRVADAAKTAAKLKAANVDVSLNPGRMRVSPSVYNHEGDIQALLSALA
- a CDS encoding class I SAM-dependent methyltransferase → MSTPPQAAPPMDQIKQAMRATWMAGDFGVIAKTIEGSAQELVRRLAIPPGQHVLDVATGTGNVALPLARSGCIVAGVDIAPNLLEQARARAAEAGLTIQFDEGDAEAMPYPDASFDAVTTMFGAMFAPRPERVAAELARVLKPGGLLAMANWNPESFTGRMFRTGAKHVPPPPGVPPPVQWGDPEKARERLSAGFDDIQTELIPLNFEMDTNVAGAVETFRTYFGPTKMAFARLDDAGKSALEADLVDLWTSANTAADPDHATVVPNTYLLVTARKR
- a CDS encoding RidA family protein, with the translated sequence MSREYFARNPQYPFADAVLIDGKTLYISGRIGFVPGTTTIPDTMEEEAHAVLRDLQGVLAMAGMTMDDLVSLQVFSSDVSLWESFNAIYRTYFTGPLPPRAFLGSGTLLFGARFELMGIAVKDN